In one window of Posidoniimonas corsicana DNA:
- a CDS encoding dihydrodipicolinate synthase family protein, producing the protein MSSHWSGVYPAVTTQFREDEWVDVEATLSHVNALIDAGVHGLIMLGTVGENCSLDAGEKVDVLKATVDLVDGRMPVLTGVAEYTTSLACKFSQAAQDAGVDGLMLLPAMVYKSDARETISHFRTVASAVDLPIMCYNNPVSYSIDITPEMFDEMSDEPKFVAIKESSENPRRITDIFNRCGQRYTLLCGVDDLVLESLILGAQGWVSGLVNAFPAENRLLWDLAQAGQWDEALKVYRWYTPLLHLDTHPKLVQYIKLANVECGYGSEVVRAPRLPISGVERAAVLKTIRDAIATRPTGPPVQSDTALAS; encoded by the coding sequence ATGTCTAGCCATTGGAGCGGAGTCTACCCGGCCGTCACCACGCAGTTCCGCGAAGACGAGTGGGTGGACGTAGAAGCGACGTTGTCGCACGTCAACGCGCTCATAGACGCCGGCGTTCATGGCCTCATCATGCTGGGCACGGTCGGCGAGAATTGCTCGCTCGACGCCGGAGAGAAGGTCGATGTCCTCAAGGCCACGGTCGACCTGGTCGACGGGCGGATGCCGGTGCTGACCGGCGTCGCAGAGTACACCACGTCACTGGCGTGCAAGTTCTCTCAAGCGGCTCAGGACGCCGGCGTCGACGGGCTGATGCTGTTGCCGGCGATGGTCTACAAGTCCGACGCCAGGGAAACGATCTCCCACTTCCGTACCGTGGCGTCGGCGGTCGACTTGCCGATCATGTGCTACAACAACCCCGTGAGCTACAGCATCGACATCACGCCCGAGATGTTCGATGAGATGTCGGACGAGCCCAAGTTCGTGGCGATCAAGGAGTCGTCCGAGAATCCGCGTCGAATAACGGACATCTTCAACCGATGCGGGCAGCGCTACACGCTCCTGTGTGGCGTGGACGACCTGGTTCTAGAGAGCTTGATACTCGGCGCCCAGGGCTGGGTTTCCGGCCTCGTCAACGCCTTCCCTGCCGAGAACCGTTTGCTCTGGGACCTCGCCCAGGCCGGTCAGTGGGACGAGGCACTAAAGGTCTACCGTTGGTACACCCCGCTGCTGCACCTCGACACCCACCCCAAGCTGGTGCAGTACATCAAGCTAGCAAACGTTGAGTGTGGCTACGGGTCCGAGGTGGTCCGGGCCCCGCGGCTCCCTATCAGCGGGGTAGAACGCGCAGCGGTGCTTAAGACCATCCGGGATGCGATCGCCACCCGCCCAACCGGCCCTCCGGTGCAGTCGGACACGGCGCTGGCATCTTGA
- a CDS encoding GntR family transcriptional regulator, translated as MKSKPSLADYIYSDIATNLAENGEPPCRLTLSSIASHYGVSLSPVRTAVERLVADRLLKTLDNGRLAIGSRKKLPKAARLTNVRPPVNHEEVIRSDVIRQSLLGEDGFLRENWAADRYGIGRTALRPILSRLAGQGLIEQVPRRGWKVRPFDKDDLCAFIEVRELLELKALRLAQPELQEERLQELLEANQASDLMSPKSLDNNLHQYWISNCGNPYIQRFFQREAVYYRTLFDYAAPEASVVEQMADQHSRVLEALIDGNFREASAALKEHIQAQKPIVQALIAQLQESHSAGQAAS; from the coding sequence ATGAAGAGCAAACCCAGCCTCGCCGACTACATCTACTCGGACATCGCGACCAATCTGGCGGAGAACGGCGAGCCGCCGTGCCGCTTGACCCTCTCGTCGATCGCATCGCACTACGGGGTGAGCCTCAGCCCGGTCCGCACAGCGGTAGAACGTCTCGTTGCGGACAGGCTGCTGAAGACGCTCGACAACGGGCGGCTTGCTATCGGCAGCCGAAAGAAACTGCCCAAGGCGGCCAGGCTCACCAACGTCAGGCCACCGGTGAATCACGAGGAAGTGATTCGCTCGGACGTCATCCGGCAGAGTCTTCTGGGTGAGGACGGCTTCCTCCGCGAGAACTGGGCAGCCGACCGCTACGGCATCGGACGCACCGCCCTGCGGCCGATCCTAAGCCGGCTGGCCGGCCAGGGGCTGATCGAGCAGGTGCCCCGCCGTGGCTGGAAGGTCCGTCCGTTCGACAAAGACGACCTGTGCGCCTTCATCGAAGTCCGCGAACTCCTGGAACTCAAAGCGCTGCGTCTTGCCCAGCCGGAACTGCAGGAGGAGCGTCTACAGGAACTGCTGGAAGCGAACCAGGCCTCGGACCTGATGAGCCCAAAGTCGTTGGACAACAACCTGCACCAGTACTGGATCTCCAACTGCGGGAACCCTTACATACAACGATTCTTCCAGCGCGAGGCGGTGTACTACCGAACGCTCTTCGACTACGCGGCGCCCGAGGCGTCGGTGGTCGAGCAGATGGCCGACCAGCACAGCCGCGTGCTGGAGGCGCTCATCGACGGCAATTTCCGCGAGGCGAGCGCCGCACTGAAAGAGCACATCCAGGCCCAGAAGCCGATCGTTCAGGCGCTGATCGCCCAGCTGCAGGAATCGCATAGCGCCGGTCAGGCGGCCAGCTGA
- a CDS encoding S9 family peptidase: MPSRPPLLVVATLLACFVATVMVDRTAAEPTGGAGALQDADRPKSPQQRRWRRRGEDGVYKASIEPHWLADSSMFWYRNELPEGVREYVLIDAEKNSRQPAFDHQRLASAISEATQTEVTPDKLDLAGVELTPELDAMRFSFGGDRYRCDLQSYELTSSDVAEPDEGDNRQRGWRGRRGGPNERAVSPDGKWEAFVRDHNVVFCEADGGEEVTLTDDGVADCHYGMLDWSPDSKRLVAFRITPGDDKQVHLLESAPQGGGRAVLHSRVYPLPGDRMASYELNLFDPETNDHTKPDVDRIEFGWPRVAWRPDGRSLAYTQVDRGHKRLRVIKIDSRTGEAATIVDESSDTFIWTEHTENLSLDLVNWLEDAEELIYVSEADGWRHLYLYDAAKGALKNQITQGEYVVRGIERIDEENRQVWFSASGKNSDQDPYFLHHYRVDFDGKNLVALTSGNGDHRVQYSPDRRYLVDTSSRVDAPPVHELRSCRDGALIRKLEEADISELKNKGWRPLEVFHAKGRDGKTDIWGVISLPSDFDPAKTYPVIESIYAGPQGSFVPKSFRASNRYSSIADLGFVVVQIDGMGTANRSKAFHDVCWHNLKDAGFPDRILWMKAAAKERPYMDLTRVGVYGGSAGGQNATGALLFHPDFYKVGVSGCGCHDNRMDKSSWNEQWMGYPVGPQYAESSNIDNAHRLQGDLMLILGGMDNNVPPESTFRLVDALVKADKDFEFVFVPGAGHGMGGQYGFRRMQEFFVEQLVSKPASGPSKAGIADQGAAGANSPEPAGAASGKDEAT; this comes from the coding sequence ATGCCAAGCCGCCCGCCGCTGCTCGTCGTCGCCACGCTGCTTGCTTGCTTCGTGGCGACGGTCATGGTCGATCGCACCGCCGCTGAGCCGACAGGCGGCGCAGGCGCTCTGCAGGATGCCGACCGCCCCAAGTCGCCACAGCAGCGACGATGGCGCCGCCGCGGCGAGGACGGGGTCTACAAGGCGTCGATCGAGCCGCACTGGTTGGCCGACTCCAGCATGTTCTGGTACCGGAACGAACTCCCTGAGGGCGTCCGCGAATACGTGCTGATAGATGCTGAAAAGAACAGTCGGCAGCCCGCGTTCGACCACCAACGCCTCGCTTCGGCGATCAGCGAAGCAACCCAAACGGAGGTCACCCCCGACAAACTCGACTTGGCGGGGGTAGAGCTTACCCCGGAACTCGACGCGATGCGGTTTTCGTTCGGCGGCGACCGATACAGGTGCGACCTGCAGTCCTACGAGCTGACAAGCTCGGACGTGGCGGAGCCCGACGAGGGAGACAACCGCCAGCGCGGATGGCGCGGTCGACGTGGTGGCCCCAACGAGCGGGCCGTTTCCCCGGACGGAAAGTGGGAGGCCTTTGTGAGGGATCACAATGTCGTGTTCTGTGAGGCGGACGGCGGGGAAGAGGTCACGCTCACGGACGACGGCGTCGCCGACTGCCACTACGGCATGCTCGATTGGTCGCCGGACTCAAAGCGCCTGGTCGCGTTCCGCATTACGCCCGGCGACGACAAGCAGGTACACCTATTGGAGTCCGCTCCGCAGGGCGGCGGCCGGGCCGTGCTGCACAGCCGCGTGTACCCGCTGCCCGGTGATCGCATGGCGTCGTATGAGCTGAACCTCTTCGACCCCGAGACCAACGACCACACGAAGCCGGACGTGGACCGCATCGAGTTCGGCTGGCCCCGAGTCGCCTGGCGGCCCGACGGCCGCAGCCTCGCCTACACGCAGGTAGACCGCGGGCACAAGCGGCTGCGCGTGATCAAGATCGACTCGCGCACCGGCGAGGCCGCGACCATTGTCGACGAGTCGTCGGACACGTTCATCTGGACGGAGCACACCGAGAACCTAAGCCTGGACCTGGTGAACTGGCTGGAAGACGCCGAGGAGTTGATCTACGTCTCGGAAGCAGACGGGTGGCGCCACCTCTACCTGTACGATGCGGCCAAGGGCGCGCTAAAGAATCAGATCACCCAAGGCGAATATGTCGTGCGGGGGATCGAGCGGATCGACGAGGAGAACCGCCAGGTGTGGTTCTCTGCAAGCGGCAAGAACTCGGACCAGGACCCGTATTTCTTGCACCACTACCGGGTCGACTTTGACGGCAAAAACCTCGTGGCGCTGACGTCCGGCAACGGCGACCACCGGGTCCAGTACTCACCGGACCGACGTTACTTGGTGGACACCTCCAGCCGGGTCGACGCGCCCCCCGTGCACGAGCTCCGCAGCTGCCGCGACGGCGCTCTGATCAGGAAGCTGGAGGAGGCGGACATCTCGGAGCTGAAGAACAAGGGGTGGCGCCCGCTGGAAGTATTCCACGCGAAGGGACGCGACGGCAAGACCGATATCTGGGGGGTGATCAGCCTGCCTTCCGACTTCGACCCCGCCAAGACCTACCCGGTCATCGAGTCGATTTACGCCGGGCCCCAGGGCTCGTTCGTGCCGAAGTCGTTCCGGGCCAGCAACCGCTACTCTTCGATCGCTGATCTCGGGTTCGTCGTCGTGCAGATCGACGGCATGGGGACCGCCAACCGCAGCAAGGCGTTCCACGACGTGTGCTGGCACAACCTCAAGGACGCGGGATTCCCGGACCGCATCCTCTGGATGAAGGCCGCGGCAAAAGAACGCCCGTACATGGACCTGACTCGCGTCGGGGTCTACGGGGGCTCCGCGGGCGGGCAGAACGCCACCGGCGCTCTTCTTTTCCACCCAGACTTCTACAAGGTTGGCGTTTCCGGGTGCGGCTGCCACGACAACCGCATGGACAAGTCGTCGTGGAACGAGCAGTGGATGGGGTACCCGGTCGGCCCCCAGTATGCGGAGTCCTCGAACATTGATAACGCCCACCGCCTGCAGGGAGATCTGATGCTGATTCTGGGCGGCATGGACAACAACGTCCCGCCGGAGTCGACCTTCCGGCTAGTCGACGCGCTGGTGAAGGCTGACAAGGACTTCGAGTTCGTGTTCGTTCCCGGCGCCGGTCACGGCATGGGCGGTCAGTACGGGTTCCGGCGGATGCAGGAATTCTTTGTGGAGCAGCTAGTCAGTAAGCCGGCGTCTGGCCCTTCGAAAGCCGGCATAGCCGATCAGGGGGCTGCGGGCGCTAACAGCCCTGAGCCCGCCGGCGCCGCATCCGGCAAGGACGAGGCGACTTAG
- a CDS encoding glycoside hydrolase family 127 protein, whose amino-acid sequence MKTARLLSLIGVTITALVVLAVSVADAQEGSISGAANLALVAEPSASYTSGDTKVSALNDGIRPRRSADRRRGSYGNWNRTGTQWVQYEWPKAISTDKMEVYWWADGQGVHPPKASRLLYWDGDKFAPVPGAERVGVERDRFNMVGFDPIETTKLRLEIDSDDAGNSTGILEWRVLDSGSSPKFPPMVEGDIDRIVMLGGKTYLNAKVKTLAQGDSPQVAWSKVSGPGEVEFADANASETTATFSEVGDYVLRMTAGKGDLTDSADVNVTVESLPPTDPLGVVYTKRYKIDSPLWNHRAKAIICDWIPHCVERIDRDDLPEGGINNFDEAAKKLAGLPAERHRGYVFANAWVHQTIESICIALMVDPQGDAEIAATQADLKETLEDWIPRILAAQEPDGYLQTAFTLNDRMNRWTPQNRTGHEGYTAGYFLESAINHYTLTNGADRRLYDAAKKLADCWVANIGPEEGKQPWYDEHQQMEQGLVRFGRFVNDMEGNGAGDDYITLAKFLLDCRGGGAEYDQSHVPVQQQYEAVGHAVRAVYSYSGMADVATETGDLDYRSAVMSLWDNIVNKKYYVTGGIGSGETSEGFGPNYSLRNNSYCESCSSCGQIFFQYKMNLSYHDAKYVDLYEETFYNALLGSLDLPGENFYYQNPLASGAPRYPWHGCPCCVGNIPRTLLMLPTWTYVKDDNGIYVNFFIGSTIQVEDVDGTDVEMVQETDYPWSGGVKITVNPEQEKSFAVRIRSPQRSVSTLYTSAPEADGIESVSVNGTPVETKIENGYLVMDRAWKRGDTIEFALPMTPQRVKCVDLVEANRGRVALRYGPLVYNIEAVDGNNLNGVLPPDAELTTEWRPDLLDGVVVIKGEFADGSPLLAIPNYARNNRIPEPEDGERRRRRRGGGGGSIVWIRDR is encoded by the coding sequence ATGAAGACTGCACGACTTTTATCGCTCATCGGCGTGACGATCACCGCGTTGGTTGTGCTGGCCGTGAGCGTCGCCGACGCGCAGGAAGGGTCAATCTCGGGCGCCGCTAACCTGGCGCTGGTCGCCGAGCCGAGCGCATCGTACACATCGGGCGACACCAAGGTCTCGGCCCTGAACGACGGCATTCGCCCGCGGCGGTCGGCTGACCGGCGGCGCGGCAGCTACGGCAACTGGAACCGCACCGGCACCCAGTGGGTGCAGTACGAGTGGCCCAAGGCGATCTCCACCGACAAGATGGAGGTCTACTGGTGGGCGGACGGCCAGGGAGTGCACCCGCCAAAGGCGAGCCGCCTGCTCTACTGGGATGGCGACAAGTTCGCCCCGGTTCCGGGCGCCGAGCGCGTCGGGGTCGAGCGCGACCGTTTCAACATGGTCGGCTTCGACCCGATCGAGACCACCAAGCTCCGGCTGGAGATCGACTCGGACGACGCCGGCAACTCGACCGGCATCCTCGAGTGGCGGGTGCTGGACAGCGGCTCCTCGCCCAAGTTTCCGCCGATGGTCGAGGGCGACATCGATCGTATCGTGATGCTCGGCGGCAAGACCTACCTGAACGCCAAGGTGAAGACCCTCGCCCAGGGCGACTCCCCGCAGGTGGCCTGGAGCAAGGTCTCTGGACCAGGCGAGGTCGAGTTCGCCGACGCCAACGCGTCGGAAACAACCGCCACGTTCTCCGAAGTCGGCGACTACGTGCTCCGGATGACCGCCGGCAAGGGCGACCTGACCGACTCGGCGGATGTGAACGTGACCGTGGAGAGCCTTCCGCCGACCGATCCGCTGGGGGTGGTGTACACCAAACGCTACAAGATCGACAGCCCGCTGTGGAATCATCGCGCCAAGGCGATTATCTGCGACTGGATCCCTCACTGCGTCGAGCGGATCGACCGCGACGACCTGCCCGAGGGCGGCATCAACAACTTCGACGAGGCCGCCAAGAAGCTGGCTGGCCTGCCTGCCGAGCGGCACCGCGGCTACGTGTTCGCCAACGCCTGGGTGCACCAGACCATCGAGTCGATCTGCATCGCGCTGATGGTCGACCCGCAGGGCGATGCGGAGATCGCGGCCACGCAGGCCGACCTCAAGGAGACCCTGGAGGACTGGATCCCGCGGATCCTGGCTGCCCAGGAGCCCGACGGCTACCTGCAGACCGCGTTCACGCTCAACGACCGGATGAACCGCTGGACCCCGCAGAACCGCACCGGCCACGAGGGGTACACCGCCGGCTACTTCCTTGAGTCCGCCATCAACCACTACACGCTCACCAACGGCGCCGACCGCCGGCTGTACGACGCCGCCAAGAAACTGGCCGACTGCTGGGTGGCCAACATCGGCCCCGAGGAGGGCAAGCAGCCCTGGTACGACGAGCACCAGCAGATGGAGCAGGGCCTGGTCCGCTTCGGCCGCTTTGTGAACGACATGGAGGGCAACGGCGCCGGCGACGACTACATCACGCTCGCCAAGTTCCTGCTCGACTGCCGCGGCGGCGGCGCCGAGTACGACCAGAGCCACGTCCCCGTGCAGCAGCAGTACGAGGCCGTCGGCCACGCGGTGCGGGCGGTCTACTCGTACTCCGGCATGGCGGACGTCGCCACCGAGACCGGCGACCTCGACTACCGTTCGGCGGTGATGTCGCTGTGGGACAACATCGTCAACAAGAAGTACTATGTGACCGGCGGCATTGGCAGTGGCGAGACTTCCGAGGGCTTCGGCCCCAACTACTCGCTGCGCAACAATTCGTACTGTGAGTCCTGCTCCAGCTGCGGGCAGATCTTCTTCCAGTACAAGATGAACCTGTCCTACCATGACGCCAAGTACGTGGACCTGTACGAGGAGACCTTCTACAACGCGCTGCTCGGCTCGCTCGACCTGCCGGGCGAGAACTTCTACTACCAAAATCCCCTGGCGTCCGGCGCCCCGCGGTACCCCTGGCACGGCTGCCCCTGCTGCGTGGGCAACATCCCCCGCACGCTGCTGATGCTACCCACCTGGACCTACGTGAAGGACGACAACGGCATCTACGTCAACTTCTTCATCGGCAGCACGATCCAGGTGGAGGACGTCGACGGGACCGATGTTGAGATGGTTCAAGAGACCGACTACCCCTGGAGCGGCGGGGTGAAGATCACCGTGAACCCTGAACAGGAAAAATCGTTCGCCGTGCGCATCCGGTCGCCGCAGCGGAGCGTCAGCACGCTCTACACCAGCGCCCCCGAGGCGGACGGCATCGAGTCCGTGTCCGTCAACGGAACGCCGGTCGAGACCAAGATCGAGAACGGCTACCTCGTGATGGACCGCGCCTGGAAGCGGGGCGACACGATCGAGTTTGCCCTGCCGATGACGCCCCAGCGGGTCAAGTGCGTCGACCTGGTCGAGGCCAACCGCGGACGCGTCGCGCTGCGGTACGGGCCGCTGGTCTATAACATCGAGGCCGTCGACGGCAACAACTTGAATGGGGTGCTTCCTCCCGACGCCGAGCTGACTACCGAGTGGCGCCCCGACCTGCTGGATGGCGTGGTCGTGATCAAAGGGGAGTTCGCCGACGGCTCGCCGCTGCTCGCGATCCCCAACTACGCCCGCAACAACCGCATCCCCGAGCCCGAAGACGGCGAACGCCGCCGGCGCCGCCGAGGAGGTGGCGGGGGATCGATCGTCTGGATCCGCGACCGGTAG